The Chryseobacterium indicum genome includes a window with the following:
- a CDS encoding aminopeptidase: protein MKRISICLILFLGVAEVSAQKDSIYIGAKLSQDKKMLDVTEEIVYFNNSEKDLNTIKLLNWVAAYNRRGTSLVYRKLEDRNTDLHFAKKNELGKLLNLQVKNSGEEIPVGETSEENIFLPLKEALKPGEKVKLQLQYQIQLPDKKFTGYGTSDNNVALKYFFIVPDRFDPDNISKRDYADIEETVSYNTFWTVNLDLPVNYIAESNLLQTQINSFNGYLDSDPEFLISQNEYPSININTNDIHTEIKFGYNLKPEEKESLEFYLPLHLKFIKERVGSIPERIFISDKFRSKEDFFGNNDITFWKFRFQLFTDAEKTDLDYFGIVAKKVLDEIIITDQQDHHWFRNGLKSYLEIQYLKKFYANTKLLGSLPETKIFGVKPLKLFHASDVKLTERYGLAYQYIMSQNLDQKIDENYSDLSNFNDMAISNFETGTLFNYSADKMGYGNFEALVKDFIAKNTDKEINPADFLKELAEKDKRTAYLPEFLEHKNRVNFKLRKFKREGDSLNVTIHKNTDANIPVKLQTTSKNGKTTEYWVETEENQKSKNFSIPALDTYKITLNDDYIFPEANYRDNFLYAKGFFSNMRKIKLKLIKDIPNPEFNEIYINPRVRFSNTYDKFLIGFNFKNQSFFDQKFLYSLTPTYSTGTGKLTGSGAIAYSFLPAESIIRSLTFGVSGSYFHYDYDLAYRKASIYSNLNFRKNPRSTVSRSLGVSYNYFERDLNALMISNNDYDRYNLWSVGYGYNDSQSIHEKSLGVSTQWMEDFHKVTAEGFYRWEFAPRQKLSVRLFAGYFIKNNTRNNTFNYGISRVSDYSFSYNLLGQSATGGILSQQYVLADGGFKSFIPGSVNKWITSVNVDTSVWKIFHVYADAGIYDNKNQSTKFIWDSGVKVRIIPDFLEIYLPVQSSLGFEPGFKDYGKRIRYTLILNLSSIINAARRGWY, encoded by the coding sequence TTGAAAAGAATCAGTATTTGTCTTATTTTGTTTTTAGGTGTTGCAGAAGTTTCTGCACAGAAAGATAGTATTTATATCGGAGCTAAATTATCTCAGGATAAAAAGATGCTCGATGTAACCGAAGAAATCGTGTATTTCAATAATTCGGAGAAAGATCTTAACACCATTAAGCTTTTGAATTGGGTCGCCGCTTACAACAGGCGCGGAACTTCTCTGGTCTACCGAAAGCTGGAAGACAGAAATACCGATCTTCATTTTGCCAAAAAAAATGAACTGGGTAAACTGCTGAATTTACAGGTTAAAAATTCAGGTGAAGAAATTCCTGTTGGAGAAACTTCAGAAGAAAATATTTTTCTTCCTTTGAAAGAAGCTCTGAAACCCGGAGAAAAAGTAAAACTTCAGCTACAATATCAGATTCAGCTTCCTGATAAGAAATTTACAGGATATGGAACTTCTGATAACAATGTAGCGTTAAAATATTTCTTTATTGTTCCGGATCGCTTTGATCCGGACAATATTTCCAAAAGAGATTATGCCGACATCGAAGAAACCGTAAGTTATAATACATTCTGGACGGTAAACTTAGATCTTCCTGTTAATTATATTGCAGAAAGTAATCTTTTACAGACACAGATCAATTCCTTCAACGGTTATCTGGATTCTGATCCTGAGTTTCTGATTTCACAAAATGAGTATCCTTCCATTAATATCAATACAAATGATATTCATACGGAAATTAAATTCGGTTATAATTTAAAGCCTGAAGAAAAAGAAAGTCTGGAATTTTACCTTCCACTTCATTTAAAATTTATCAAGGAAAGAGTAGGATCGATTCCTGAAAGAATTTTTATTTCAGATAAATTCAGGAGTAAAGAAGATTTTTTCGGAAATAATGATATTACCTTCTGGAAATTCAGATTTCAGCTTTTTACCGATGCTGAAAAAACAGATCTTGATTATTTCGGAATTGTCGCCAAAAAAGTTTTAGATGAAATTATCATTACCGACCAACAGGATCATCACTGGTTTCGAAACGGACTGAAATCTTATCTGGAAATTCAGTACCTCAAAAAATTCTATGCCAATACAAAATTACTGGGGAGTTTACCGGAAACGAAAATTTTCGGTGTAAAACCTTTAAAATTATTTCATGCTTCGGATGTAAAACTGACCGAAAGATATGGTTTGGCATATCAATACATTATGTCTCAGAATCTAGATCAGAAAATTGATGAAAATTATTCTGACCTGAGTAATTTTAATGACATGGCAATCAGTAATTTTGAAACTGGAACGCTTTTCAATTATTCCGCCGACAAAATGGGTTACGGAAATTTTGAAGCTCTTGTAAAAGATTTCATTGCTAAAAATACCGATAAAGAGATTAATCCTGCTGATTTTTTAAAAGAATTGGCAGAAAAAGATAAGAGAACAGCCTACCTCCCGGAATTTCTTGAGCATAAAAACAGGGTAAATTTTAAGCTGAGAAAATTTAAAAGAGAAGGCGATTCGCTGAATGTAACCATTCATAAAAATACAGATGCAAACATTCCGGTAAAATTGCAGACAACGTCAAAAAATGGTAAAACCACAGAATATTGGGTTGAAACAGAGGAAAATCAAAAGTCAAAAAACTTTTCTATTCCTGCTTTAGACACCTATAAAATAACGCTGAATGACGATTATATTTTCCCTGAAGCAAATTACAGAGATAATTTTCTGTATGCAAAAGGTTTCTTTTCCAATATGCGGAAAATAAAGCTTAAACTGATTAAAGATATTCCGAATCCTGAATTCAATGAAATTTACATCAATCCGAGAGTACGTTTCAGCAATACATATGATAAATTTCTGATCGGATTTAACTTTAAAAATCAGTCGTTTTTTGATCAGAAGTTTCTATATTCACTTACTCCGACTTACAGTACCGGAACAGGAAAGCTTACAGGTTCAGGAGCTATTGCTTACTCATTTCTTCCCGCTGAAAGTATTATCCGAAGCCTGACTTTCGGAGTTTCCGGTTCTTATTTTCATTATGATTATGATCTTGCCTACCGAAAAGCTTCTATTTATTCAAATTTAAATTTCCGAAAAAATCCGAGAAGTACGGTGAGCAGAAGTTTAGGCGTTTCTTATAATTATTTTGAAAGAGACCTTAATGCGTTGATGATTTCCAATAACGACTATGACCGGTATAATCTATGGAGCGTTGGATATGGATATAACGACAGCCAGAGTATTCATGAAAAAAGTTTGGGCGTAAGCACACAATGGATGGAAGATTTTCATAAAGTAACAGCAGAAGGCTTCTACCGATGGGAATTTGCGCCAAGGCAGAAACTGAGTGTAAGATTATTTGCAGGATATTTCATTAAGAACAATACAAGAAACAATACTTTCAATTACGGGATTTCCAGAGTTTCAGACTATTCTTTTTCCTATAATTTACTGGGACAGAGTGCAACGGGGGGAATTCTTTCCCAGCAGTATGTTTTGGCAGACGGAGGATTTAAATCGTTCATTCCCGGAAGCGTAAATAAATGGATTACTTCGGTAAATGTAGATACAAGTGTGTGGAAAATTTTCCATGTGTATGCGGATGCCGGAATTTACGATAACAAAAATCAATCGACGAAATTTATTTGGGACAGCGGGGTAAAAGTGAGAATTATCCCGGATTTTCTTGAAATTTATCTTCCGGTGCAATCTTCTTTAGGTTTCGAACCCGGCTTTAAAGATTACGGAAAAAGAATAAGATATACTTTAATTCTTAATCTGAGTTCCATTATTAATGCAGCGAGAAGAGGCTGGTATTAA
- a CDS encoding YkvA family protein: MKYSKLNLAKEAINHKGFVKKIPDIFRMIRMWRKGEYPMRSLDIILPLLGLLYVISPIDLLPEVAVPVIGVLDDLAVLSLAIPKLIKEVDKFLLWETEQKYNSGSTKIIDAEIVK; encoded by the coding sequence ATGAAGTATTCTAAACTGAATCTGGCAAAAGAAGCAATAAACCATAAAGGTTTCGTGAAAAAAATTCCTGATATTTTCAGAATGATAAGAATGTGGAGAAAAGGAGAATATCCGATGAGATCTCTTGATATTATTCTTCCGTTGTTAGGACTTTTATACGTGATCTCCCCGATAGATCTTCTGCCGGAAGTTGCCGTCCCTGTGATCGGCGTTTTGGATGATCTTGCTGTTTTATCACTTGCAATTCCAAAGCTGATAAAAGAGGTAGATAAATTTCTTCTCTGGGAAACCGAGCAAAAATATAATTCGGGCAGCACGAAAATAATCGATGCCGAAATTGTAAAATAA
- a CDS encoding TlpA family protein disulfide reductase, with protein sequence MKKNIIYIVLIAVIAVIAFIPGVKEKLQEAFFPVATIENAVHISEEDYDIDLKGINVPDTNLKTFKDKAVFLNFWGTWCAPCRKEWPSIQKLYDTRKDHVNFVLIAMEDKEDAVRKFLKENNYNVPVYIAQSPISEKILPKVFPTTYLLDKDGRILIKEDASRDWNTESTHQFIDNIIK encoded by the coding sequence ATGAAAAAAAATATAATTTACATTGTACTGATTGCAGTTATTGCCGTTATCGCATTTATTCCGGGAGTAAAGGAGAAACTGCAAGAAGCATTTTTTCCGGTAGCAACGATTGAAAATGCGGTACACATCAGCGAAGAAGATTATGATATTGATCTGAAAGGAATTAATGTTCCCGATACCAATCTTAAAACTTTTAAAGACAAGGCGGTTTTCCTTAATTTCTGGGGAACATGGTGTGCTCCGTGTAGAAAAGAATGGCCTTCGATCCAAAAACTGTATGATACCAGAAAAGATCATGTAAATTTTGTTTTAATCGCCATGGAAGACAAAGAAGATGCGGTAAGAAAATTTCTGAAAGAGAATAATTACAACGTTCCTGTATATATTGCACAAAGTCCGATCTCTGAGAAAATACTTCCGAAAGTATTTCCTACAACCTATTTGCTGGATAAAGACGGAAGGATTTTAATTAAAGAAGATGCTTCAAGAGACTGGAATACAGAATCTACCCATCAGTTTATAGATAATATTATTAAATAA
- a CDS encoding thioredoxin family protein — translation MKNYWDKGISFEEYVEIGKQRLENPSDQQEADYKPYYELGLQRIDRTLKKYVADEEQLKQLESKNFDGKILIISEVWCGDASATVPALVKFFEGKNEVRIFLRDSDKSLISQFLTNGTESIPKVIILDKDFNVKNSWGPRSKFGTELLMKYKADPEVYTKDHFYNDLQVYYAKNRGKDAVQEILELL, via the coding sequence GTGAAAAATTACTGGGATAAAGGCATCTCTTTCGAAGAGTATGTGGAAATCGGAAAACAGAGATTAGAAAACCCTTCCGATCAGCAGGAAGCAGATTATAAACCTTACTATGAACTTGGACTTCAGAGAATCGACAGAACTTTAAAGAAGTATGTGGCGGATGAAGAACAGCTAAAACAGTTAGAATCTAAAAATTTCGACGGCAAAATTTTAATTATTTCTGAGGTTTGGTGTGGTGATGCAAGTGCGACCGTTCCGGCTCTGGTTAAATTTTTCGAAGGTAAAAATGAGGTTCGTATTTTCCTTAGAGACAGCGACAAGAGTTTAATCAGTCAGTTTTTAACCAATGGAACTGAATCCATCCCGAAAGTGATCATTCTGGATAAAGATTTTAACGTTAAAAATTCATGGGGACCGCGTTCGAAATTCGGAACAGAACTTCTGATGAAATACAAAGCTGATCCTGAAGTATATACTAAAGATCATTTCTATAACGATCTTCAGGTGTATTATGCGAAGAACAGAGGAAAAGATGCCGTTCAGGAAATTTTAGAATTGTTGTAA
- the pyrF gene encoding orotidine-5'-phosphate decarboxylase — MESKKEFFLECYKLGIIKFGRFTLKSGIESPFYVDLRPLASDPKILKNLANYLLDMLPLDNFDLICGVPYAALPMATAMSLESYIPLIIKRKEAKNYGTKKLIEGIYQKGQNCLLVEDVITSGKSLIETIAEVEQEDIKVADIVVVLDREQGGKELLESRGYKVHTLFNISEVCTILRENGELTDDEVKRIQDFLQGNHIQFEEKTRPSYEQKLEAAQHSVSKKLLETALAKQSNLIASADVTTTQELLDLAEKVGTHVIALKTHIDIISDFEYEKTITPLKALAAKHNFLLMEDRKFADIGNTQELQFTSGVFKITDWADFVTSQVIGGFESLDCFKNVGVVTIIGMSSKGALTTSAYREEALKIASSHPNVIGGVSQNALPEEMLLFTPGVNLADSGDGKGQQYNTPEHVFKTLHTDFIIVGRGIYKAENAEQAAQTYKNEGWKAYLNSLEKKEVQH; from the coding sequence ATGGAAAGTAAAAAAGAATTCTTTTTGGAGTGCTACAAACTGGGCATCATTAAATTCGGAAGATTTACCCTGAAAAGCGGAATCGAAAGCCCTTTTTATGTAGATTTAAGACCTTTGGCTTCAGATCCGAAAATTTTAAAAAATTTAGCCAATTATTTACTGGATATGCTTCCTCTGGATAATTTTGATCTGATCTGCGGAGTTCCTTATGCAGCACTTCCGATGGCTACAGCGATGTCTCTGGAAAGCTACATTCCGTTAATTATTAAAAGAAAGGAAGCTAAAAACTACGGAACTAAAAAACTGATCGAAGGAATTTACCAGAAAGGACAAAACTGTCTTTTGGTGGAAGACGTCATTACCTCCGGAAAATCTTTAATTGAAACCATTGCAGAAGTTGAGCAGGAAGACATCAAAGTTGCAGACATCGTGGTGGTTTTAGACAGAGAGCAGGGCGGAAAAGAGCTTCTGGAAAGCCGTGGTTACAAAGTTCATACGCTGTTCAATATTTCTGAAGTCTGCACCATTCTTCGTGAAAACGGTGAACTTACTGATGATGAAGTAAAAAGAATTCAGGATTTTTTACAGGGAAACCACATTCAGTTTGAAGAAAAAACAAGACCTTCTTACGAACAGAAATTAGAAGCCGCACAACATTCCGTTTCCAAAAAATTACTGGAAACTGCTTTAGCAAAACAGTCTAATTTAATCGCTTCAGCAGATGTTACCACCACTCAGGAATTATTAGATTTAGCTGAAAAAGTGGGAACACACGTTATTGCTTTAAAAACTCACATCGATATTATTTCGGATTTCGAATACGAAAAAACCATTACTCCGCTAAAAGCTCTTGCTGCAAAACACAATTTCCTGTTAATGGAAGACAGAAAATTTGCAGACATCGGAAACACGCAGGAACTTCAGTTTACAAGCGGTGTTTTTAAAATTACAGACTGGGCAGATTTTGTAACGTCACAGGTAATCGGAGGTTTTGAATCTTTAGACTGCTTCAAAAATGTAGGCGTTGTAACCATCATCGGAATGTCTTCGAAAGGTGCATTAACAACAAGTGCTTATCGTGAAGAAGCTTTAAAAATAGCATCATCGCACCCGAATGTTATCGGAGGAGTATCTCAAAATGCGCTTCCTGAGGAAATGTTATTATTCACGCCGGGTGTAAATTTAGCCGATTCAGGAGACGGAAAAGGACAGCAGTACAATACTCCGGAACACGTTTTCAAAACGCTTCATACAGATTTCATTATTGTAGGAAGAGGAATTTATAAAGCTGAAAATGCAGAACAGGCAGCCCAGACTTATAAAAACGAAGGCTGGAAAGCATATTTGAATTCTTTAGAAAAAAAAGAAGTTCAGCACTAA